The following coding sequences are from one Candidatus Methylomirabilota bacterium window:
- a CDS encoding glycosyltransferase: protein MVSVILPTYNERDGIAELVTEILAIARQARLDVEVLVVDDDSPDGTAAHLTEVLRAEPAVRVHVRRGERGLASAIRRGIEQARGSTVAVMDSDGNHDPALLPLMIRCAEDFDVVVGSRYVLGGGMLTSAFRYWASYAFNILIRVVLGLRIHDNLSGYLAFRRASLASLDLDAVFYGYGDYAIRLLYQVVRRGGRVLEIPTVYRFRKGGESKTRFFAYFWTYLASVLRLRLTGR, encoded by the coding sequence GTGGTCTCGGTAATCCTGCCCACCTACAACGAGCGCGACGGCATCGCCGAGCTGGTGACAGAGATCCTGGCGATCGCCCGGCAGGCGCGGCTCGACGTGGAGGTCCTGGTGGTCGACGACGACTCGCCGGACGGCACGGCGGCGCACCTCACCGAGGTGTTACGCGCCGAGCCGGCGGTTCGCGTTCACGTCCGCCGGGGAGAGCGCGGGCTGGCCAGCGCCATCCGCCGTGGCATCGAGCAGGCCCGCGGGAGCACGGTCGCGGTCATGGATTCGGACGGAAACCACGATCCCGCGCTTCTGCCCCTGATGATCCGCTGCGCCGAGGACTTCGACGTGGTGGTCGGCTCCCGCTATGTCCTGGGCGGCGGCATGCTCACCTCGGCCTTCCGGTACTGGGCCTCGTATGCCTTCAACATCCTGATCCGCGTCGTCCTGGGCCTTCGCATCCACGACAACCTGTCGGGGTACCTCGCGTTCCGCCGGGCGTCACTCGCCAGCCTCGACCTCGACGCGGTCTTCTACGGCTACGGGGACTACGCCATCCGGCTCCTCTACCAGGTCGTGCGCCGCGGGGGCCGCGTCCTCGAGATCCCGACCGTCTACCGCTTCCGGAAGGGCGGGGAGTCGAAGACCCGTTTCTTCGCCTACTTCTGGACCTACCTGGCGTCGGTGCTGCGCCTCCGCCTCACCGGCCGGTAG
- the rfbD gene encoding dTDP-4-dehydrorhamnose reductase, whose product MKPILLLGASGQLGTDLAALLEGPALVALTRHELDVTDQAAVARTIAAAAPAVVINTAAFHRVDDIEADPRPAFLVNAVAVHHLARVCERQGARLVHFSTDYVFGGGGPGPFAEDAPPAPLNAYGVSKLAGEHLLRGAGARHLVIRSSGLYGVAGSSGKGGNFVETMLRLAREGKPIRVVDDQVLTPTYTADLAEGVARLLAVDPPGGIYHLTNEGACSWLEFAGRTFELCGLRPALAPTSSEAFGAPARRPSNSVLLNTRATALGLAPLRPWPEALAAYLRAKGHL is encoded by the coding sequence ATGAAGCCCATTCTCCTGCTGGGAGCGAGCGGCCAGCTCGGCACCGATCTCGCCGCCCTCCTCGAGGGTCCCGCCCTGGTGGCCCTCACGCGCCACGAGCTCGACGTCACGGACCAGGCGGCCGTGGCCCGCACGATCGCCGCCGCCGCCCCGGCCGTGGTGATCAACACCGCCGCCTTTCACCGCGTCGACGACATCGAGGCGGACCCGCGCCCGGCGTTCCTCGTCAACGCGGTCGCCGTCCACCATCTCGCCCGGGTGTGCGAGCGCCAGGGCGCCCGTCTGGTCCACTTCAGCACCGACTACGTCTTCGGCGGGGGCGGCCCCGGCCCGTTCGCCGAAGACGCCCCGCCGGCCCCGCTCAACGCGTACGGGGTCTCCAAGCTGGCCGGCGAGCACCTCTTGCGAGGCGCGGGCGCGCGGCATCTCGTCATTCGCAGCTCGGGCCTCTACGGCGTGGCGGGCTCGAGCGGGAAGGGCGGGAACTTCGTCGAGACCATGCTGCGGCTCGCCCGCGAGGGAAAGCCCATCCGCGTCGTCGACGATCAGGTGCTCACGCCGACCTACACGGCCGACCTCGCCGAGGGCGTGGCCCGCCTGCTCGCGGTCGACCCGCCCGGCGGCATCTACCACCTCACCAACGAGGGCGCCTGCTCCTGGCTCGAGTTCGCCGGCCGGACCTTCGAGCTGTGCGGGCTGCGGCCGGCGCTGGCCCCGACCAGCAGCGAGGCCTTCGGCGCGCCGGCGCGCCGTCCCTCGAACTCGGTGCTCCTGAACACGCGCGCCACGGCTCTCGGCCTCGCCCCGCTGCGGCCGTGGCCGGAGGCGCTGGCGGCCTATCTCCGGGCCAAGGGCCACCTCTGA
- a CDS encoding discoidin domain-containing protein, translating to MTATRDWRFWALVGLFVLLVGLQLAAPRLDSDQAVTGLMGLHILRGEFPVFFWSQEHAGIPESYGAAVSFFLLGVSRWTLNLVPSLAAVGLALAVYRTGAVLFGHGAGLLAILFVTIVSPYVASHYVLARAYYIEHLLVGQVLLLGAALWLARPLSEAAKSRTLVAMGLAGGVGLYFGFQIVDAVVPAAFALLLVDPGFVLRRGAWLGLGAFFLGSAPFWIHNASHGWGSFATGLRFQRDESLMEALDSIFSNRLPVLLGVREWVRTPPYLPGPLAFTAPAIVVAALGLLAVRVGRGIQRLRRDPALAGEAMLLVAAATAVGVVWVGRFTWVPRYLLPLMPILALILARASQLVWRRSRIAAIAGAAAYVAAVGVGYFGDLTVLWPSSWQTYWTRRGEDMALFAFLQSQGLRHAYAYEYWLAPRLTFDAAEAVIVADPVNDRYPPYTRAVDASPRPAYIVRRGDLALFENWLRASGIRAQRVQLGPYFVLSDFVPPAKAVPVPRAGWRVTTSPGTGEPGALVDGRLTSGWSSAPGPARSAWVEVDLGQPRRVAGVTILTDDPTRIPGFLEVAAGDGPPFARLDTHGFTVTWRNGAPRTAPGPALTVRFAPIETRHLRLTSAGDTPGWPVTELFVLAPASDPRRVAGTPSPLEMARRLEAAGAREAALLRYRVAMEAQPDDPEGYIGFLRLAADLGLDRASPAARAARFLGLGLADEARAAYDALIRTLPPDVSHAELARAMAIMAARLGETERARRLEADADAIAYPRGRVHTAFGHRLELTGCDPPPDRVRPRQTLELACGWRLSPDGAPLVTSVQVRGPHGAFGGERALPGWIPGLGTGPQHLVGRWRLVVPDDARPGRHRILVGVRQPSSGHMLRGWWAGILPLPGHRIELGTVEVLPAAAAGG from the coding sequence GTGACGGCGACGCGCGACTGGCGCTTCTGGGCCCTGGTCGGGCTCTTCGTCCTCCTGGTCGGCCTCCAGCTCGCCGCCCCGCGGCTCGACTCGGACCAGGCGGTCACCGGCCTGATGGGACTCCACATCCTCCGCGGCGAGTTCCCGGTCTTCTTCTGGAGTCAGGAGCACGCCGGCATCCCCGAATCGTACGGCGCGGCGGTCTCCTTCTTCCTGCTCGGGGTCTCGCGGTGGACCCTCAACCTGGTCCCCTCGCTCGCCGCCGTGGGTCTGGCCCTCGCCGTGTACCGGACGGGCGCCGTCCTCTTCGGCCACGGGGCGGGTCTCCTCGCCATCCTCTTCGTCACCATCGTCTCGCCGTACGTGGCCTCCCACTACGTCCTGGCCCGGGCCTACTACATCGAGCACCTGCTCGTCGGCCAGGTGCTCCTCCTCGGCGCCGCGCTGTGGCTCGCCCGACCGCTGAGCGAGGCCGCCAAGAGCCGCACGCTGGTGGCGATGGGCCTGGCCGGGGGCGTCGGCCTCTACTTCGGCTTCCAGATCGTGGACGCCGTGGTGCCCGCCGCATTCGCTCTGCTGCTGGTGGATCCCGGCTTCGTGCTCCGGCGTGGGGCCTGGCTCGGATTGGGGGCCTTCTTTCTCGGGAGCGCCCCGTTCTGGATCCATAACGCGAGCCACGGCTGGGGGAGCTTCGCCACCGGGCTGCGGTTCCAGCGCGACGAGTCGTTGATGGAGGCGCTGGACTCGATCTTCTCCAACCGCCTCCCGGTCCTGCTGGGCGTCAGGGAGTGGGTCCGGACGCCGCCCTACCTCCCGGGGCCGCTCGCCTTCACGGCCCCGGCCATCGTCGTCGCCGCGCTCGGGCTGCTTGCGGTCCGGGTCGGGCGCGGGATCCAGCGGCTCCGCCGGGACCCCGCGCTGGCCGGCGAGGCCATGCTGCTGGTCGCCGCCGCGACCGCCGTCGGGGTCGTCTGGGTGGGCCGCTTCACCTGGGTCCCCCGCTATCTCCTGCCCCTCATGCCCATCCTGGCCCTCATCTTGGCCCGCGCGAGCCAGCTCGTGTGGCGTCGCTCGCGCATCGCCGCGATCGCCGGTGCCGCTGCGTATGTCGCCGCGGTCGGGGTCGGCTACTTCGGGGACCTCACCGTGCTCTGGCCGTCGAGCTGGCAGACGTACTGGACACGGCGTGGGGAGGACATGGCTCTCTTCGCCTTCCTCCAGAGCCAGGGGCTCCGCCACGCGTACGCCTACGAGTACTGGCTGGCGCCGCGGCTGACCTTCGACGCCGCTGAGGCGGTCATCGTGGCCGACCCGGTGAACGACCGGTACCCGCCGTATACGCGGGCCGTGGACGCGTCTCCGCGGCCGGCGTACATCGTCCGGCGCGGTGACCTCGCCCTCTTCGAGAACTGGCTGCGGGCCTCCGGCATCCGGGCCCAGCGCGTCCAGCTCGGACCCTACTTCGTCCTGTCGGATTTCGTCCCGCCGGCGAAGGCGGTGCCCGTGCCGCGTGCCGGGTGGCGAGTGACGACGAGCCCGGGAACCGGCGAGCCCGGGGCCCTCGTCGACGGGCGTCTCACGTCCGGCTGGTCGAGCGCGCCGGGGCCGGCCCGCTCGGCCTGGGTCGAGGTCGACCTCGGGCAGCCCCGGCGCGTCGCCGGGGTGACGATCCTGACAGACGACCCGACGCGTATCCCGGGGTTCCTCGAGGTCGCCGCCGGAGACGGGCCTCCCTTCGCACGGCTCGACACCCACGGCTTCACGGTCACGTGGCGGAACGGCGCGCCGCGGACCGCGCCGGGCCCCGCGCTCACGGTCCGGTTCGCGCCGATCGAGACCCGGCATCTCCGGCTGACGAGCGCCGGCGACACCCCGGGCTGGCCGGTGACCGAGCTGTTCGTGCTCGCGCCGGCCAGTGACCCGAGGCGGGTCGCCGGGACCCCGTCGCCTCTCGAGATGGCCCGCCGCCTCGAGGCGGCCGGCGCGCGTGAAGCCGCCCTCCTCCGCTATCGCGTGGCCATGGAGGCCCAGCCCGACGATCCAGAGGGCTACATCGGATTCCTCCGGCTCGCCGCCGACCTCGGCCTCGATCGGGCGTCGCCGGCGGCGCGGGCTGCCCGCTTCCTCGGGCTGGGGCTCGCGGACGAGGCCCGAGCGGCCTACGACGCGCTCATCCGAACGCTCCCCCCCGACGTCAGTCACGCGGAGCTGGCCCGCGCGATGGCGATCATGGCCGCCCGGCTGGGCGAGACGGAACGAGCCCGCCGCCTGGAGGCCGACGCGGACGCGATCGCGTACCCGCGGGGGCGGGTCCACACGGCATTCGGCCACCGGCTCGAGCTGACCGGGTGCGATCCGCCGCCCGACCGCGTCCGTCCGCGTCAGACGCTGGAGCTCGCCTGTGGGTGGCGGCTCTCGCCCGACGGCGCGCCGCTCGTGACCTCCGTGCAGGTCCGGGGTCCGCACGGCGCCTTCGGGGGCGAGCGGGCGCTTCCCGGCTGGATCCCGGGACTCGGCACCGGCCCTCAGCACCTCGTTGGACGCTGGCGGCTGGTGGTGCCCGACGACGCGCGGCCGGGACGGCACCGCATCCTGGTCGGCGTGCGGCAGCCGAGCTCCGGGCACATGCTCCGGGGGTGGTGGGCTGGCATCCTGCCGCTTCCCGGCCATCGCATCGAGCTGGGAACCGTCGAGGTCCTTCCCGCGGCGGCCGCCGGCGGGTGA
- a CDS encoding DegT/DnrJ/EryC1/StrS family aminotransferase: MIEETRLPDSVMAELGKIIPGPEPHLEVRIPRIPVVEEALTRRIIPVSDPKLDGNELRYVTQCIQSNWISSAGRFVRDFEEAFATAAGCRYGVACSNGTTALHLALAALGVGPADEVIIPTFTMIATANAVRYTGATALLVDAERETWNLDVGQLADKITPRTRGILLIHTYGHPADMNAILDVAERRGLWVLEDAAEAHGARYKDRPVGSLGRAASFSFYANKIITTGEGGMVTTNDTELARLARRLRDHAFSDERHFWHKYLGFNYRMTNLQAAVGLAQTERLEEFVAIRRANAARYTARLSRIPGLTLPVERPWARNVYWMYGVVVQDQFGISRDALRSRLARRGIETRTFFIPIHFQPIYYELYKGQRYPVAEELCQRGLYLPSGATLTEAEIAYVCDMVREAREEAL; the protein is encoded by the coding sequence ATGATCGAGGAGACCCGGCTGCCCGATTCGGTGATGGCGGAGCTCGGCAAGATCATCCCGGGCCCCGAGCCGCATCTCGAGGTCCGCATCCCGCGGATCCCGGTCGTCGAGGAGGCGCTGACGCGCCGGATCATCCCGGTCTCGGACCCGAAGCTGGACGGCAACGAGCTGCGGTACGTCACCCAGTGCATCCAGTCCAACTGGATCTCGTCGGCCGGGCGCTTCGTCCGCGACTTCGAGGAGGCCTTCGCCACCGCCGCCGGCTGCCGCTACGGCGTGGCGTGCTCCAACGGGACCACCGCGCTCCACCTGGCCCTGGCGGCGCTCGGCGTGGGTCCCGCCGACGAGGTGATCATTCCCACCTTCACGATGATCGCCACTGCCAACGCGGTGCGCTACACCGGGGCCACCGCACTCCTGGTCGACGCCGAGCGGGAGACCTGGAACCTCGACGTGGGCCAGCTGGCCGACAAGATCACCCCGCGGACCCGTGGGATCCTGCTCATCCACACCTATGGACACCCGGCCGACATGAACGCCATCCTGGATGTCGCCGAGCGCCGTGGCCTGTGGGTCCTGGAGGACGCAGCCGAGGCCCACGGCGCCCGCTACAAGGACCGGCCGGTGGGCAGCCTGGGACGCGCCGCGTCGTTCTCGTTCTATGCCAACAAGATCATCACCACCGGAGAGGGCGGGATGGTCACGACGAACGACACCGAGCTGGCCCGGCTGGCTCGCCGCCTCCGCGACCACGCCTTCTCGGACGAGCGCCACTTCTGGCACAAGTACCTCGGCTTCAATTACCGGATGACCAACCTCCAGGCCGCCGTCGGCCTGGCCCAGACCGAGCGGCTCGAGGAGTTCGTCGCGATCCGCCGGGCGAACGCCGCCCGGTACACGGCGCGGCTGTCTCGGATCCCGGGGCTGACCCTGCCCGTCGAGCGGCCCTGGGCCCGGAACGTCTACTGGATGTACGGTGTCGTCGTGCAGGACCAGTTCGGGATCTCCCGGGACGCGCTGCGCAGCCGGCTGGCCCGACGGGGCATCGAGACCCGGACCTTCTTCATCCCGATCCACTTCCAGCCGATCTACTACGAGCTGTACAAAGGGCAGCGGTACCCGGTAGCCGAGGAGCTATGCCAGCGCGGACTCTATCTGCCGTCCGGCGCCACCCTGACCGAGGCCGAGATCGCCTACGTCTGCGACATGGTGCGCGAGGCGCGCGAGGAAGCCCTGTGA
- a CDS encoding class I SAM-dependent methyltransferase — translation MEPHEYARSFAFERDHWWFRAKRALVLGLLGRYGWADGWGLDLGCGTGGMLETLTDRGTWVGVDAESLALDFSRKRGLARLVEASATGLPFRAGTFDACLCLDVLYHRGVASDQGALAECHRVLRQGGLLIVTDSAFAWLRSRHDDAVHGRRRYTRRQLVEQVRAAGFTPILASYTYCLVFPVVAAVRLLRRLQPGGPQGRSDVFPLPAVLTGALLVIQAVERALLRLTPLPFGSSVLCVARKGAGGRT, via the coding sequence ATGGAGCCTCACGAATACGCCCGGAGCTTCGCCTTCGAGCGGGACCACTGGTGGTTCCGCGCCAAGCGGGCCCTCGTCCTCGGCCTCCTCGGCCGCTACGGATGGGCGGACGGCTGGGGGCTCGACCTCGGCTGCGGGACCGGCGGGATGCTCGAGACCCTGACCGATCGCGGCACCTGGGTCGGGGTCGACGCCGAGTCGCTGGCGCTCGACTTCTCGCGCAAGCGCGGCCTTGCCCGGCTCGTCGAGGCCTCGGCCACGGGGCTCCCGTTCCGGGCCGGCACCTTCGACGCCTGCCTCTGCCTGGACGTCCTCTACCACCGGGGGGTCGCGTCCGACCAGGGGGCCCTCGCCGAGTGTCACCGGGTGCTCCGGCAGGGCGGCCTCCTGATCGTCACCGACTCGGCCTTCGCCTGGCTGCGGTCCCGGCACGACGATGCCGTCCACGGCCGCCGGCGGTATACCCGGCGCCAGCTCGTCGAGCAGGTGCGGGCCGCCGGGTTCACTCCCATCCTGGCGTCCTACACCTATTGCCTCGTCTTTCCGGTCGTCGCCGCGGTTCGCCTGCTGCGCCGGCTCCAGCCGGGTGGCCCGCAGGGGCGCTCGGACGTCTTTCCCCTGCCGGCCGTCCTCACCGGGGCCCTCCTGGTGATCCAGGCCGTCGAGCGGGCACTCCTGCGCCTGACCCCGCTGCCGTTCGGCAGCTCGGTCCTGTGCGTCGCTCGCAAGGGAGCGGGCGGGCGAACGTGA
- a CDS encoding glycosyltransferase family 4 protein yields MLAPTPFFGDRGCHVRIFEETRTLRARGVDVLVATYHVGRDVPDVPTTRTPRLGWVRRLPVGFSIHKPYLDVILFLTAARAARRFRPDVLHGHLHEGAALASLLGRLIGRPAVADLQGSLTGELVDHGTLPARGPLPAVVRRLERAILRGPTRILASSTWLARELAERWGVPARRIVPLPDGVDPEVFRPGIPADALRHRLGIDGKRVVVYLGVLTPYQGVDDLLAAWPAVVRAVPDAHLLLMGYPNEDRYRREAARQGIEGSVTVTGGIAYHEAPRYLALGEVAVSPKRSTTEANGKLLNYMACGLPTIAYDGPVAREILGETGVLVPLGDVSALADACGGLLQDAGERKLRGQAARERAVAEFGWPVLGGRLLEVYRDIGLAGRLAR; encoded by the coding sequence ATGCTGGCGCCCACGCCGTTCTTCGGCGATCGCGGGTGCCACGTCCGGATCTTCGAGGAGACCCGGACGCTCCGCGCCCGCGGCGTCGACGTCCTCGTCGCGACGTACCACGTCGGCCGGGACGTCCCCGACGTCCCGACGACCCGAACGCCGCGCCTCGGCTGGGTGCGCCGGCTCCCGGTCGGCTTCTCGATCCACAAGCCTTACCTCGACGTCATCCTGTTCCTGACCGCCGCCCGCGCCGCCCGGCGCTTCCGGCCCGACGTCCTCCACGGCCACCTCCACGAGGGCGCCGCGCTGGCGTCCCTCTTGGGCCGCCTCATCGGACGTCCAGCGGTCGCCGACCTCCAGGGCAGCCTGACCGGGGAGCTCGTGGACCACGGCACCCTGCCGGCCCGGGGTCCGCTTCCCGCCGTCGTCCGGCGCCTGGAGCGGGCGATCCTCCGCGGGCCGACCCGGATCCTCGCGTCCTCGACGTGGCTCGCCCGCGAGCTCGCCGAACGGTGGGGCGTCCCGGCCCGCCGCATCGTGCCGCTGCCGGATGGCGTCGACCCGGAAGTGTTCCGGCCGGGGATCCCGGCCGACGCCCTCCGGCACCGGCTCGGAATCGACGGGAAGCGGGTCGTCGTCTACCTCGGGGTCCTCACGCCCTACCAGGGCGTCGACGACCTCCTCGCCGCCTGGCCGGCGGTCGTCCGAGCGGTCCCGGACGCGCACCTCCTCCTGATGGGCTACCCGAACGAAGACCGCTACCGCCGGGAGGCGGCCCGGCAGGGGATCGAGGGCTCCGTCACGGTCACCGGGGGCATCGCCTACCACGAGGCTCCGCGCTACCTCGCTCTCGGCGAGGTCGCGGTGAGCCCGAAGCGCTCCACCACCGAGGCCAACGGCAAGCTGCTCAACTACATGGCGTGTGGCTTGCCGACGATCGCCTACGATGGACCGGTCGCGCGGGAGATTCTGGGGGAGACCGGCGTCCTCGTGCCCCTCGGCGACGTCTCCGCGCTCGCCGACGCCTGTGGCGGACTTCTCCAGGACGCCGGCGAGCGCAAGCTCCGCGGCCAGGCTGCGCGGGAACGGGCCGTCGCCGAGTTCGGCTGGCCGGTGCTGGGGGGGCGCCTCCTCGAGGTCTATCGGGACATTGGGCTCGCCGGCCGGCTCGCCCGGTAA
- a CDS encoding glycosyltransferase, with protein MTTAVILPTYNERAVIVGVVREILDAVPSVEVLVVDDDSPDRTWEVVGQAFAGDGRARILRRIGRRGLPSALAEGIAATRGEIVVWLDADGSMPAEVIPQLVDAAARADVAVASRYARQGADARDSRLRILASRAINLVGTLCLGGPVRDWTSGFVAARRGALERVPLRTHYVYGDYCIDFLYRACRAGLRVVEVPYRCVERRAGESKTSPDLGRFAALGLRYVGTILQLRWESWSGKLLKDRAS; from the coding sequence GTGACGACCGCGGTGATCCTCCCCACCTACAACGAGCGCGCGGTGATCGTCGGGGTGGTCCGCGAGATTCTGGACGCCGTGCCGAGCGTCGAGGTCCTGGTGGTGGACGACGACTCACCCGATCGCACGTGGGAGGTGGTGGGCCAGGCTTTCGCCGGCGACGGCCGGGCCCGGATCCTCCGCCGGATCGGCCGCCGGGGCCTTCCCTCCGCGCTCGCCGAGGGGATCGCGGCCACCCGGGGCGAGATCGTCGTCTGGCTCGACGCCGACGGCTCGATGCCGGCCGAGGTCATCCCGCAGCTCGTCGACGCGGCGGCCCGGGCCGACGTCGCGGTAGCCTCGCGGTACGCCCGGCAGGGGGCGGACGCCCGGGACTCGCGCCTGCGGATCCTCGCCTCCCGGGCGATCAACCTCGTCGGCACCCTCTGCCTGGGAGGTCCGGTGCGCGACTGGACCTCGGGCTTCGTCGCGGCGCGCCGGGGGGCGCTCGAGCGGGTACCACTTCGGACTCATTACGTGTACGGTGACTACTGCATCGACTTCCTCTACCGGGCCTGCCGGGCGGGACTCCGGGTCGTCGAGGTGCCCTACCGCTGCGTCGAGCGGCGGGCCGGGGAGAGCAAGACCAGCCCGGATCTCGGGCGCTTCGCGGCCCTCGGCCTGCGATACGTCGGCACCATCCTCCAGCTACGCTGGGAGAGCTGGTCCGGCAAGCTCCTGAAGGACCGAGCCTCGTGA
- a CDS encoding radical SAM protein codes for MDRRQFRHFARLARIYWAYKTGRSRVPQLPVRLWIESTSHCNLRCGYCPNRDIEKKDHGFMDLALYKRIIDQVADHAYDVNLFHRGEPTMHPGLPEMVAYARERGLYTRIHTNITLLNEKKARALIEAGLDFMSCSFDGYEKGMYEKNRVGAKFEWALDHLKRFLELKRDLRSKRPFTVLQVMEIGAPPKAELKRLRRQFLANFAGLPLDRVVLRTPHNWAGDVFMPELSRDALLSDGRRFTPCTFLWYSSTIYWDGTVTACPQDFFGKLGMGDLRDKPLREIWNDTRLVQLRDQMARGDVPKDLPCYSCDRIWRHQVMGVPTDYLKAFISDHVMSYGWLRRLVRV; via the coding sequence GTGGATCGTCGCCAATTCCGGCATTTTGCCCGCCTGGCCCGGATCTACTGGGCCTACAAGACCGGACGGAGCCGAGTTCCTCAGCTCCCCGTGCGGCTCTGGATCGAGTCCACCAGCCACTGTAACCTCCGCTGCGGCTACTGTCCCAACAGGGACATCGAGAAGAAAGACCACGGCTTCATGGACCTCGCCCTCTACAAGCGGATCATCGATCAGGTCGCGGACCATGCCTACGACGTGAACCTCTTTCATCGGGGCGAGCCGACGATGCACCCCGGGCTCCCCGAGATGGTCGCCTACGCGCGGGAGCGGGGCCTCTACACCCGCATCCACACGAACATCACGCTCCTCAACGAAAAGAAGGCGCGGGCGCTCATCGAGGCCGGCCTCGACTTCATGTCGTGCTCCTTCGACGGATACGAGAAGGGGATGTACGAGAAGAATCGCGTGGGCGCGAAGTTCGAGTGGGCGCTCGACCACCTCAAGCGGTTCCTCGAGCTGAAGCGCGATCTCCGATCGAAGCGGCCCTTCACGGTGCTCCAGGTGATGGAGATCGGCGCTCCGCCCAAGGCCGAGCTCAAGCGGCTGCGCCGCCAGTTTCTGGCGAACTTCGCGGGGCTCCCGCTCGACCGGGTCGTGCTCCGCACCCCGCACAACTGGGCCGGCGACGTGTTCATGCCGGAGCTCTCCCGCGATGCGCTCCTGTCCGACGGCCGCCGGTTCACGCCGTGCACCTTCCTCTGGTACTCCTCGACGATCTACTGGGACGGAACGGTGACCGCCTGCCCCCAGGATTTCTTCGGAAAGCTCGGCATGGGGGACCTCCGGGACAAGCCCCTGCGGGAGATCTGGAACGACACGCGGCTCGTCCAGCTCCGCGACCAGATGGCGCGCGGCGACGTGCCCAAGGATCTCCCCTGCTATTCGTGTGATCGGATCTGGCGACACCAGGTGATGGGGGTGCCGACCGATTACCTCAAGGCGTTCATCTCCGACCACGTGATGTCGTACGGGTGGCTCCGGAGGCTGGTCCGCGTCTGA
- a CDS encoding DegT/DnrJ/EryC1/StrS family aminotransferase produces the protein MIPVFAPWLAGNVRRYVLDCVDSGWISSLGEYVGRFEREFARFCEARHGVSTSNGTTALHLALVTVGIGPGDEVLVPDLTFVATANVVRYTGATPVLVDADPRTWTMDPADARRKVTARTRAVIPVHLYGHPVDLDPLLELARAHGLRVVEDAAEAHGARYKGRRVGALGDVGAFSFYGNKIITTGEGGMLVTNDPALAERAAFLRDHAMDRKRRYYHPEIGFNYRMTNIQAAIGCAQLEQAEAILDRRKSIAAAYQTGLADLPGLTPPPAEPWAENVYWMYSVLVEPTPSLDRDAVREGLRARGVDSRPFFVPIHELPPYRNTAPFPVASRLAQTGINLPSGTGLTAEQIGRVCQALRELPR, from the coding sequence GTGATCCCGGTCTTCGCACCCTGGCTGGCCGGAAACGTCCGCCGCTACGTGCTGGACTGCGTCGATTCGGGCTGGATCTCCTCGCTCGGGGAATACGTCGGGCGCTTCGAGCGCGAGTTCGCGCGCTTTTGCGAGGCCCGACACGGGGTGTCGACCTCCAATGGAACGACGGCGCTCCACCTGGCCCTGGTGACCGTCGGGATCGGTCCGGGCGACGAGGTGCTGGTGCCGGACCTGACGTTCGTGGCGACCGCCAACGTCGTCCGCTATACCGGGGCGACCCCGGTCCTGGTCGACGCGGACCCCCGAACGTGGACCATGGATCCGGCCGATGCGCGGCGCAAGGTCACGGCCCGCACCCGCGCCGTCATCCCGGTTCACCTCTATGGCCACCCGGTCGACCTGGATCCCCTCCTCGAGCTGGCCCGCGCCCACGGCCTCAGGGTCGTGGAAGACGCGGCCGAAGCGCACGGCGCCCGCTACAAGGGCCGGCGGGTAGGGGCGCTCGGGGACGTCGGCGCGTTCTCCTTCTACGGCAACAAGATCATCACCACCGGCGAAGGCGGCATGCTGGTGACCAATGACCCGGCGCTCGCCGAGCGCGCGGCCTTTCTGCGGGATCACGCGATGGATAGAAAGCGCCGGTACTACCACCCGGAGATCGGCTTCAACTACCGGATGACCAACATCCAGGCGGCCATCGGCTGCGCTCAGCTCGAGCAGGCCGAGGCGATCCTCGACCGCCGGAAGAGCATCGCCGCCGCCTACCAGACGGGGCTGGCCGACCTCCCCGGGCTCACGCCGCCTCCGGCCGAGCCGTGGGCCGAGAACGTCTACTGGATGTACTCGGTCCTGGTGGAGCCGACCCCCAGCCTCGATCGGGACGCCGTGCGCGAGGGGCTCCGGGCCCGCGGGGTGGACTCCCGGCCCTTCTTCGTGCCGATCCACGAGCTGCCGCCCTACCGGAACACGGCGCCGTTTCCGGTCGCGTCGCGGCTCGCGCAGACGGGGATCAACCTGCCGTCGGGCACCGGCCTCACCGCGGAGCAGATCGGCCGGGTGTGCCAGGCGCTGCGCGAGCTCCCGCGATGA